A genomic segment from Armatimonadota bacterium encodes:
- a CDS encoding 2TM domain-containing protein: protein MSEEQQFFEEDEAEQILLLAARKYASGSMSREQLLANAAEAGISAEAVLAAETEYRTRSAEVKERLEFDKHVKAEFWGHLGWYVVVNLGLVGMDLFKDGHISWAFWPLLGWGIGIFGHAWTVFARGSDDNEREFRRWRARKSLRETGMVDEVSSGAIAGIHIGTGSEARELRRRLKEEAHAKKTEVVQRAIQQIRAETGLSHKDAKEIVHEYLEENE from the coding sequence GTGTCGGAGGAACAGCAGTTTTTCGAAGAGGACGAGGCGGAGCAGATCTTGCTGCTAGCCGCGCGCAAGTATGCGTCTGGCTCCATGAGCCGGGAGCAACTCCTCGCCAATGCTGCCGAAGCCGGCATCTCCGCAGAAGCCGTGCTCGCGGCGGAAACCGAGTACAGGACCCGTTCTGCCGAGGTTAAAGAGCGCCTTGAATTCGACAAGCACGTAAAGGCAGAGTTTTGGGGCCACCTCGGCTGGTACGTCGTCGTCAACCTGGGCCTGGTCGGGATGGACCTTTTCAAAGATGGCCACATCAGTTGGGCGTTCTGGCCTTTGCTCGGTTGGGGCATCGGCATTTTCGGGCACGCGTGGACCGTGTTCGCTCGGGGCAGCGACGATAACGAGCGCGAGTTTCGACGGTGGCGGGCGCGCAAGTCTCTCCGAGAGACCGGCATGGTGGACGAGGTCTCTAGCGGAGCGATCGCAGGGATACACATCGGCACGGGCAGCGAGGCGCGCGAGCTCAGGCGAAGGCTGAAGGAGGAGGCGCACGCGAAGAAGACCGAAGTGGTGCAGCGAGCCATCCAGCAGATTCGCGCGGAAACGGGGCTCTCGCACAAGGACGCCAAAGAGATCGTCCACGAGTATCTGGAAGAGAACGAATAG